A genomic stretch from Heptranchias perlo isolate sHepPer1 chromosome 28, sHepPer1.hap1, whole genome shotgun sequence includes:
- the mrps17 gene encoding 28S ribosomal protein S17, mitochondrial isoform X1, whose translation MSARTASVHAKWIIGKVIGTKMQKTAKVRVTRLVLNPYLLKFYNKRKTYFAHDPKEQCTVGDIVLLKALSERRTNHVKHELAEIVFKVGNIIDPVTKKRCSGSRIHEPLTDSDSDVGSLNDHLKNLEITAVQSHSEHKTNAN comes from the exons ATGTCAGCAAGAACTGCTTCTGTCCATGCCAAGTGGATTATAGGAAAAGTGATTGGGACAAAAATGCAGAAGACTGCTAAAGTCAGAGTAACTAGACTTGTCCTGAATCCATATCTGTTAAAG TTTTATAATAAGAGGAAGACTTATTTTGCTCATGATCCAAAAGAACAGTGCACTGTGGGTGATATTGTGCTTCTGAAGGCTTTGTCTGAACGAAGGACCAATCATGTTAAACATGAACTGGCAGAAATTGTATTCAAAGTTGGAAATATCATTGATCCTGTGACAAAGAAACGCTGTAGTGGAAGCAGAATACATGAGCCTCTGACAGACTCTGATTCGGATGTGGGATCTCTGAATGACCATCTGAAGAATTTAGAAATCACTGCTGTGCAGAGTCATTCAGAACATAAAACCAATGCAAATTGA
- the mrps17 gene encoding 28S ribosomal protein S17, mitochondrial isoform X2, which translates to MPGNKMSARTASVHAKWIIGKVIGTKMQKTAKVRVTRLVLNPYLLKFYNKRKTYFAHDPKEQCTVGDIVLLKALSERRTNHVKHELAEIVFKVGNIIDPVTKKRCSGSRIHEPLTDSDSDVGSLNDHLKNLEITAVQSHSEHKTNAN; encoded by the exons ATGCCAG GTAATAAAATGTCAGCAAGAACTGCTTCTGTCCATGCCAAGTGGATTATAGGAAAAGTGATTGGGACAAAAATGCAGAAGACTGCTAAAGTCAGAGTAACTAGACTTGTCCTGAATCCATATCTGTTAAAG TTTTATAATAAGAGGAAGACTTATTTTGCTCATGATCCAAAAGAACAGTGCACTGTGGGTGATATTGTGCTTCTGAAGGCTTTGTCTGAACGAAGGACCAATCATGTTAAACATGAACTGGCAGAAATTGTATTCAAAGTTGGAAATATCATTGATCCTGTGACAAAGAAACGCTGTAGTGGAAGCAGAATACATGAGCCTCTGACAGACTCTGATTCGGATGTGGGATCTCTGAATGACCATCTGAAGAATTTAGAAATCACTGCTGTGCAGAGTCATTCAGAACATAAAACCAATGCAAATTGA